A segment of the Felis catus isolate Fca126 chromosome F2, F.catus_Fca126_mat1.0, whole genome shotgun sequence genome:
GCGGGCGTGGACGCCCCCAACCCTGCCTCTCGCTGCAGTCCCATCCCCACCGGGGCAGCGCGTTCATGGCGGCCGGCCTGGCCCACGGAGGCCCACTGCGCGCCCTCTCCTTCGGAAGCCAAATTAAATTCAGACGCTGGTTATTTTTGCAACTCTGCTCACCCTCTGCGGAAAGGGGGCCGCTGGAGGGCGGACGGGAATGAGGAAGGACAGATGTCAATCCTTACCCCGGGGAACACGGGCACCGACGTCTTTCCGCCCAGATTCACCGTCCGGCCGTCCTTGCGAATCAGCAGGTTTAGGCCCCGGGCTCCGGGCTCGCCCCCTGCGGGAAGAGGCAAAGTGAGGCTGGCCCGGAaggcaaggaagggaggggcagaggcggcGGGCGGGCAGAGGGAACGACTCCGtgcaagaggcaaggaagggagagaggaggggggggcagaggggaggacaCCGTgcaggagtgggtgggtggggcgggAGTCGGGGATCCAGGGACGCTGCCGCTCACCGTGGAGGCCGTATGGCCGGAAGGCGCGACGCTCGGTCAGCACGGACAGCAGCGCCTCCTCGCGGAAGAGCAGCTCGCGGACGACGCCGTCGCCGCCTCGGAAGCGCCCGCGGCCCCCGGACCCCTGCCTCAGCTCGAAGCGGCGCAGGATGACTGGGTACCTGCGCGGGCCAGGGGGTTCAGAACGGTCCACCCGGGCTCGGGCTCCTGCTCCCCGCCCCGGCCGCGCCCGCACCACTCACCTGCTCTCCAGGATCTCGGGGTCGGTGATGCGCGTGTTGGTCATGTGGCTGTGCACGCCGCTGCGCCCGTGCCAGCCGGGGCccgcgcccgcgccgcccgccaCCGTCTCGTAGTAGCCCATGTGGGCGTTGCCCAGGGTCACGTTGTTCATGCAGCCCTGGCAGGGGCGAACGGCATTTGCGCTAGGCTGGAGGCATCCGAGACCCTCCCCGCCCGCGGCCCCAAGCGTGCCCACCCACCCGCCACACCTGGGAGGCGGCGCAGGCCCCAAAGGCCCCCAGGATGACGTCCACCACGCGCTGCGACGTGAGCACGTTGCCACCCACCACGGCCGCTTCGGGGGACGGATCCAGAATGCAGCCTCTGGGAATCACGACGCGCACTGGCGCCAGGCAGCCCTGAggtggagggcgggggagggcggCTCTCAGGGCGATTGGGAAATAAACGTCGCCCTACCCCCGCACTCCTAGACCAGTCCGGTGTTGGGCCGACCCCGCCCCCAGGCTCGCTCAGGGACACAGCACGCGCCGCACACCTGGTTGAGCGGGATGTCGCGGCCCACCAGGCACCGCAGGCAGTAGATGAGGGCGGACAGCGTGATGGCCCGCGGAGCGTTGAGGTTGCCGAACACCTCAGGCCCCGTGCCGCTGAAGTCAAACACTGCGCTGCCCTGCCCacggggtaggggtgggggagagaggtgggtCAGCAGCAGCCCCGCGGCCACGCGTCGGGTGCCCATGGCCCCGTTGCTGCGGCCTGACCTGACTCAGGTTGATCTGCACGCGGAGCCGGATGGGGGAACCATCATCCATGTGGTCCTCTGCTGACACCTCCAGGGGCAGGCCTCGGGCCTGCCGGGAGGTTCCGAAGGCCCGCAGCATATCTCGCACAGCCAGCTCCGCGTTCGCCTGGCAGACAGGACGTTCAGCGGCGGCCACGCTGCCTTCCAGGTGGGCGGGGGCTGCCCACCTCCCCGCCTGGCCGCCAGGGGGCAGGTACAGAGCTGCCCCCTGCTCCCGCGCCCTAGGCCCACCTGGATGTGGCCCATGTAGGCCTGCACCACATCCAGGCCGTACTGCCCGATGAGCTCTCCCACCAGCTGGATGCCCTTCTGGTTGGCGGCCACCTGGGCGCGGAGGTCCGACAGGTTGTCGTGCAAGTTCCTCGTGCCGCTGCAGCCGGGAATCTTGCCTGGGGCCTGCAGGGCCTCAGTTACCGCTGCACGGATGGGGTCACCGCTGAGCCACCCTCCACCTGGTTGGATGGGGGGCTGCGCTGCCCAGTGCCCTGATCCATACCTCCTGCTCCTCTGCTGGGCACTATGGGGAGTTCCCCACGTCGGCCCTTCCCTGGCCCCCCACAACCCTGCTGACACCCACCCCCGGCACCCCCAAACCCACAGCCTCCTGCCATCTGCTCAACCTTCTTCCCAAAGCCCAGCACCCCAGGGCACCCTAGGCTTTTCCTGTGACCTCACAGGAACTGGAGGTGCctgaggaggagcaggggggTCCTCTTACCTTTAACTCCTTCTGCCCCACTCCCTCCTGCCTTTTCTGggcttccctccccactcccaggagAAGAAACACTTCCCCTGACCCGCCCCAACTCATACTGCCCTCAGTCCGATGGCCCTCACTGGCCCCCTCTCAACCACTTTGCAAGAGCATCAGCtagctctctgggcctcctgccccacctccaaacaAATTTGAACCAGGCCTCCACCCCCTGGCGAGCCCCAGAGACCCAGGCAAGGACTCTCTCCCTAACCTAGGTTACAGTATTCTCTGAGGCTCCCTGGCCACTGCGTCTTCTGTCACGTGCCTGCACATATCCCTCCCATgatccctgccccctgccctctgcccccaccacacacactgaCCAAGGGAATGACCAGGCCTGGGTCACTCTCTTTGTGTCCTCCACCCACGGCAGCCTGTGGCTCTgtcacctccccccctcccatgCTGCCTCCTCTCACTCCCAGATGCCTGCCTGGGCTCCTAGACACCTGCAGCCTCAGACCAGCTCTGTTttcactgcccctgtccctggGCTTCTGTCCCAACTTCACTGCTCTGTGCCGACTCAGTGACACAGCCTCCCTCCACCTTCTGGCTGTCTGAACTTGACTTCTCATCTTCATCCCTAGATCCCATCAAATACCAACAATGATCTCCAAAACAGTTGTCCCTACCTACCCCCACTTCTGCCCTGCTTGAGGGTCAGTATCATTCAGCACAGCTGCAGCCGCCCCctaccccactccccactccaaGCCTTCAACCCCCCATCTACTCTGCACATGCGCTGGGGGCTTTCATGGTGTAGGGCAGACCAGTGCAGGCCCAGGAAAGTTCTCCGCGAGTCTGCAGGCCCTGGCCCCCGTCCTCACTGCTCTGTAGCCCACAGACCCAGTGCAAACACAAGGCAGACACCACCGTGAACAGCTGCTGACCTTGAaacagcccctctccctcctgtgcCCAGTCCTGTGACTGTCCtggccagctccccacccccaaaaccatTGAGCCTTCCTGGGCCCAGAAGGAGCCTACCTCAGTGCCCCCGGTCATCTCTGAAAGATGATCTGCTACCACTCTGGGGTCGCCACCCGGCTCCGCCAGCCTCAAGGCAGGCCTCCGCCACTCACTCGCTGCCACAGCGCCCCAATCGGCCTGGTCCACTGAACCCCCTCCCCCGACCTCGAGGTCACTGCAAGCCCACTCCCACTCACCCTCCTCTTGGAAGACTCCTCCCTGGACGagtttgaaagacagaaagacggCGCCCTCCTGCTGCAGTGTGGTGGAGTGGGGAGGCATGGAGCCCGGCGTGATGCCCCCAATGTCCGCGTGGTGCCCACGGCTTGCCACGTAGAACACAGGCCGAGTCTGACCCGGCCAAAACACCTGGGGGTGGAGAGCGACCATGAGCTGTGCTAGCAGCcctcgccacccccacccccggagaCACCCAGGCAGCGGCCTTCACCGGGGTGATGACGGTCAGGTCTGGCAGGTGGCTGCCCCCAGCGCTCGGGTGGTTGCTCAGCAGCACGTCACCAGGGTGGAGGTCGGCCCCCAGGTGCTGGATCTGAGACCAGAAGACACTTGTGGAGGCGGCAGGGGCGGAGGCGAGGGGTGGGGTCAGGGAGGCCGAGAGGTGGGCCGCCGAACCTGGAACTGTACGGTCTCCTGCATGGCGCCCAGGTGCACGGGGATGTGGGGGGCGTTGGACACCAGCCCCCCATCGGGCCCGAAGAGGGCACAGGAGAAGTCCAGACGCTCCTTGATGTTGGTGGAGATGGCTGTGCGCTGCAGGATGCGGCCCATCTGCTCTGGGGGCACAGAATGAGCGGGCACCCGCTGGCCCCGCCTCGCCCGCGGcacggccccgccccgccccgcccgcggcacagccccgccccgcccgcccacCCACCGGCGCGGCACACCCCTAGAGGACGAAGAGGCAGGACTGCTGCCTTCAAGGCCTCTGACACCCAGACCCAGGACCCGAAGGCGGTGGTGGCCCGGCAGACACAGCGAGACTGCAGGCGGGCCCCGTGTCTTGCCTGTGTGAGAGGTGCCCCCACTTCCTCTCCATCCCTGCTCAGGGCCTCACCAAGAACCCGGTACCCCACGTCAACTCTCCACCTTGCCTAGCACAGCAAGAAATCGGTGCTGAGGCACAGGACTCGGGGCGAGCAAGCCCCAGCCGACCCCGCGTAGAAGAGCTCACAGGGCCGAGCCTCTTTCCCTCCACAGACAGGATGGCGATCTCAGGCCCCATGACTGCTGGCGGGAGTTAGGTGCTCCCACTGCCCAAGGCCGCTGGTGCGGTGGGGCTGGCCGTCCCAGGGCGGCCCTGTCGCCAGCGGGGACTCcacttctgccccttccctgggtcacactttgtctctctctgcacgGCCTGCCAGCCACGTGCCTGCACTAGCTCTGCCCAGGGAGCAGGGCCGTGGGGACCGGGCAGCCACTCACCAGCAATGCTCATGAAGCGGTGAGAGaagatggacaggtggatggggTCAAGCTGGGCGCCCACCAGGCTCGGGACTTCAGCCCCCACAGAGATGCGGATGTCCCCGGTATCAGTCACCTCTGCCTGGCAGCCTGGCTCCACCAGAATGGTGCTGAAGGCAGGGGCGCAAGAGGCTGGGGGCGCCGAGCCAGACCCCCCTCCCGTCCCAAATAGGGACCCTACATCCCCAGGCTGGGGGACACCCAACCATAATGGGACGCCAGAGTCCTTTCTGTTCCTGTAGCCTCGGGCCAGAGAGCCCCTGACAGAGCCCCTGAGCTCACCCAGGCCCCGGCAACTGTACCCACCATGGCCCCACCCTGGCCAGGCTTCAGCCCACCTGTTGCTGTCGATGATGAGGCAGGGCCCCTGAAGCTTGTGCCCATAGGCCAGCTCTCCTAGCAGGTACACAGGGGTCTCCTGGTAGCCCCCCTCAAAGTAGCACTGGGTCATCTGAGGAGGGCGTGGGATGAGTGAGGTTCCTAGGtgcagcccctccctgcctctccccctccacaCCCGTCCCCTTGTCCCTGCGGGTGCGGGTGGGCAGGCCGAGGCAGAGCCACCCACCTTGTCTATGCGGGGAGGCCCGGTCTGAGCTCTGGGAACATCCTCGAGGCGAAGGCCGCTGCGGCCAGTGCCCCTCACACGCACGTCGTCCACCACCACCGGCCGCTCGGGGATGACGAAGCCAAACTCTCTCATGTACCTGCACGTCCGCCGGCCCCGAGAAAACGATCAGGGCCGGGCCGGTAGGCCACCCGCCAGGGCTCCCGGGACGCAGAGCTCGCATACCTCTCCACGAAGGCGGCCCCAAAGTCGCCAGCACGGGGCGAGCGGGCAGCGGCCGGGTGCCGGTGGGCAGACACCATGAGGGCACAGTCTGTGCCCTGATAGCGGAGATGCAGGAAGCTCTCGGTGCTGATCTGGGACCTGCAGCAGCGGGGCGGGCGGGCCACTCACACACGGTGCCCCGGGGACTCCCGTCCCGCGTCCGCCAGCCCTCCCGGACCGCGCCACCCGGCACGTCGGGCGGGAAGGCCAACTAGGGGGTGGCTGGGATGCTGCCAGCCCCCTGCCTGGGCCAGCTCCCCCCTCCACTTCCCCCTGTGAGCCCCACCTGGGAAAGCCCTGGGCCCGCAGGGCATCCACACACTGCTCCTCCAGGCGGCTCAGCCTCTGGTCCAGCTGCACAAAGGTCTCAGGTGCGTAGGGCAAGGAACACGGCTCCTGCGCCTCGTGCACCACGTCCGCCAGGGCCAGCCCCAGCGCTGACAGCAGCCCGCTGTGCCTACGTAGACGGGGGGCCTCGGCTACGTGGGGGTGCCTCCCAaagccagccccccacccccggcaggcGCACCACTCCCAGACGTACCTGTGAACGTGCACAGTGTCCATGCCCAGGGCTCGGGCAATGGCGCACGCGTGCTGCCCGCCAGCTCCCCCAAAGCAAGCCAGCACGTGGGCCGAGGGGTCGTGGCCTCTTGCCTGGGAAGCCAGAGGGGGTCGGTGGCGCGCCCTGCCCCTGtctggccccccacccctcaccctgaTGGGGTTGCCTGAgtgggaggtgagggggtgggggacagggcaggagaAGGCGAGGGCAAAGGCGGGCATACCTGCGTGAGTGCGCGGATGGGCCGGCACATGGCCTCGTTGGCCACACGCACGAACCCCATGGCTACCTCCTCCAGGCTCAGCGGGGAGGCCGGGCAAGGCCCATTGGTCAGGAAGCTGTTGACCTCAGCGGCCACAGTCTCCAGGGCCTTTCGGGAGGCCTCAGAGGACAGTGGCTGGTCCTCTCCCGGCCCAAAAAtgcaggggaaggaggcaggcagtAGGCGACCCAGAACCAGATTGGCATCCGTCACCGTCACGGGGCCCCCTGGGAGGTGTGCagggtgtgggggttgggggctgggcaGCAGGGTCAGGGCTGaagggcggcggggtgggggtgggggggcggaggtAGGCCTGGGCAGCGTGGGAAGGGGCCTGGCGGGGCAGGTACCAGCTCTTACCCTTGCGGTAGCAGGCGGGGCCAGGATGGGCTCCTGCAGACTCAGGCCCCACCACAAAGAGGCCGGACCTTTGGGGCAGGGAGGACGGGACTTAGAGGTGGgttgggaggcagggctgggggcggggggcaggggagtgCCCAACCCAGGTGCAGGGACTGACCTGAAGAAGAGGCGGGAGCCCCCACCAGCTGCCACTGTGTTGATGTCCAGCTGAGGGGCCTGGAGGGTGACACCGGCCGTGCTGGCCTCAAAGACATGCTCAAACTCCCCAGCGTAGCGGCTCACGTCGGTGGATGtgcctggaggagagagaggtgggaggagtcACCGCACAGACCTGGACGCCCAGCGTTGCTCAGCCCCGGGCCCGCGGTGGAGACTCCTCCTGACCCCACCCGTCCGGCCTCCGTACCTCCCATGTCAAAGCCGATGACAGGCTGGCCGCCTTCCACCCGGTAGGTGGTGGCCGAGTAGCCAACCACACCACCAGCAGGGCCAGAGAGCACAGCCCGGGAGCCGCTGAAGGACTCCATGGGCGCCAGGCCACCATCGGAGCGCATGAACAGCACCTGCACGTCCTGTGGGAGAGCGGCAGCCAGTAAGGGGccgggcaggcaggggtggggcgggcggAGCAGGCCGGCAGGGGGCCTCACCTTGAGCTGGCCCCGGAAGCCACGGCGGAAACCCTGCACGTAACGCCGGATGGTGGGGGTAAGGTAGGCGTCGGCACAGGCCGTGTGCCCCCGAGGCACGATGCGCACCATGGGCATGGTGTCCGAGGACAGTGCCACGTGGGTGAAGCCCAGCTCCCGGGCCAGTGCGCCCACCTGCTGCTCATGCTGGGCCCACCTGTAACGACGACCCCACGGCGCTTCGCCTCTTGCCCACGGCCTCCGGCCCACCGCCCAGAGCCCCGGCCGAGCCCCGCTCACGTGTAGGAGTGCATGAGCACCACGGCCAGGCTGCGGACACCTCGGGACAGGAGTGCCTCCAGCTTCCCACGCAGAGCCCCAAGGTCCACAGGCTGTCGCACCTCCAGCAGGTCCCCCGTGCGGCCTGCCAGGAGGCCCGTTACCATCCGTCAAAGGCCCACCCTGCTGCCCCCGTGCCCCCAGCCCTGAGGCACCCGCACCTTTGACAGGTGTCCCTGCACCTGGCTCCCCGCGATACAGCACCACGCGCTCGTCCACCTCCAGCACCTCTTCGTACAGCACCTCAGGCATGGGCACGgcctggggacaggcagaggctCAGAGGACACCCAGGCCCGAGGGTCCTTGCTGGGGTCCTGCGCGGGTGGGGCAGTGCGGGCGAGGGGATGTGTCCCGGCAGTCCAGTCCATAGGCCCAGGAGACACAGACGGGGCCAGCCCCAGcaaggcccccccacccccaaggagtGGCTCTCTGCCCCCAGGCACCTGAGTGCAGCCAACTGCCACCCCCGCAAGGGCAGCTCCCTGGAGGAGCCCAGCagtaggggtgggggtaggggagtgGGAGAGTGGAGGTGGCTCCTACCCCTCACCCCGAACAGTATGTCTTGGGGGTGCTCCACACCCAGGATCCAGGACAGGGCATGGTGACAGACAGGAGCAAGACGTTGTGACCACTCTGAGGGCTTGGGGGACAGAGTGCCTGCTAGGAGTGTCTGGAACCTTCTCTCCGCCTATAAGCTGCTAGCCTGGGGCCAACACTGACCCTTCCAAGGGCTGCCTTCCCGAGGGGCCAAGGCATCCCTGGGAAACCATGAGCAGCTGCACGACGCAGCCACCAGCTGGAGTGGGTGCGCTCACCAGGTCAAAGAGGTCCTCTCGGGCCTGGGTGCCCACGTGCAGCAGGTCTCGGAAGCCACGCGTCACCAGCAGCGCCACCCGCTCCCCCCGCCGCTCCAGCAACGCGTTGGTGGCCACCGTGGTGCCCATGCGGATGCTGGCAATGCGGCTGGTGTCCAGCGGCTGGTCCCGCGGCAACACCACGCCTCCTTCCTGGGAACCACAGGGTCCAGTGTCAGGCCCCGGTCCCAGGTCCCTCCCCAgcccgcccctctgccctgccctggccaCCTGCTCCAGGATGCGGCGGATGCCCTCAGTAGGGGCGTCTGCATAGTTGGCGGGGTCCTCTGAGAGCAGCTTCAAGACCCTCACTTGCCCCCCGGGGCACTGGGCAAAGACATCTGTGAAGGTGCCTCCACGGTCGATGGCGAAATGGAAACGCCCCTCGGGGCTGCCCATGGTGACAGGGCTGGAGTCCAGCACTGACTCTTCAGCCGGCAgtcctgggagaactggacggAGACAGCAGATCAGGCGACAGGCCCGGGGGTCACCCGCGGCTTGGTAGCCTTGGGCAGAGCCGGGCTGAGGAGAgcaaggtggggcggggggggggggggggggggtcggaggAGGCGCCCGGGGCCGAGCCCGGGGCTGCAGGCCCAGCTCAGAGCGCCGCCTGAGGCGCGGCCGCAGCCGGGCAGGTGGGGGCGCCAGACCTAACGCCCCCCGTTACCCTGTTCTCAGGGCCCCGGCTTGCGGCGCAAATCCCCGGACCCGCCAGAGGCGGAGGCGCCCCGGGGAGCCCACGGGCTGGTGGGTCTGGGCTCCTATAGCACGAGGAGGCacgggggctgggggcaggtgaCTTCCCCAGTCGCTCGACCTTGGGGCCCAGGCCGAGTGGGACAGGGGGCACGGGGCGGGGCCTgcgccggggagggggcggggctcgcggccgggttgggggcgggggcggggaggcggggagaagCGGGGCGCTGGAGGGTCCGGGTGCGGGGCCCACCTGGCGGGTCGGCTCCCAGGCGCTCGCGGTCCGCTCGGGCCGCGCTCCCTCCCGGCCCTGCCCGccgcacccccccctccccccgcccggaAGCGGGGCCCGCCCCCCGCCCGACCGGTCCCGCCGCCCACGGCCCTCCGGGTTGCGTCAGGTTCGGCTCGCCGGGAGCCGCCTCCCTCCTCCGCCGGGAGCCACGCCGGGGGACCGCGGGGCGCGGGGCCGAGCTGGGCCAGGGGCGGCTCCGTGCTGGCGCGTCCCCGGCCGCCGGCCACCTCGGTTCAGCCGGCCACTCGAGGTGCCCCGGGGAAGGCGGAGCAGGCCACCCTCCGAAGAAGTAAGAGCCCAGACGAGCTCGGACTGCACCCTGGCGCGGGGCAGTCACGCCGTGAGggacggggctggggaggggggtcgTGGAGGGGCCCCGGGCAAGGGCCCCTCCGTAGCCGTCAACCCCGCTGCTGCCCGCCCAGGGCCGGCCTTGCCACAGCCCAGGCTGGGCGCCCCGGGACCCTCACAACATCAGGCCGATGTCCCCAGAAGCCATGGCCGGTGCCCTGACGATGAGGCGAAGCGTGCCCCACCCTGGCCTGTCTCCCCACAGGCAGAAGGTGTCCAGGCTCGGAGTGGACACCAACCGTGCAGGGCCTGGAGCAGACCGTTTAGAGCTCCCAGGGGGCAATAGTGGGGATGGGGCGAGGGGGGAGacccaagcagagggaacagcggGTGAAGGGGGCTTCACCCAAGGTGCCAGGCCAGATGGCCAAACAGGCAGGGGCAcccacccacgcgccccagacttccccctcccctgggagCCTTGCTGGCGCTGGAGGCCTGCTTGGTCCCTGGAGGTGAGAGCGAGGTGGGGCCGCACCCCGGGGAAGCAGCGGGGGCTCCCTTCTGACCAGTGCCTCTGCAGCCTCTGTGCAcgtggtggggggtgaggggtttGGAAAGAACTGCACCAAGAAAGACACAAGAGACTCAGCGACTCAGGGCAGTGTCTGTAGCCTCCGACCCCAACTCACGCCTTCTGACGGTGGCCCGTGGCCTCTCCCACCAGCGCAGGCTCCGTCggtctctccccacctccagccctgctTGGACCTAGGACTTAAGCTGCCCTGCGCGTGTGCCGCGGAGGATGGGCTGTGACCGTGCCCAGATGACTGTGCCCCCGGCGGCAGGTGCCAGCCAAGGTACTGAccccagacccccaccccctTGACCTCCCTGTCACCTTCCCCATCCCTCACGTCCAGCCGGATGCCTAGACCATCACTGTGGCCACCGCACAGGAACTTCTACCCTCCCCGGCTCTGAGCTAACCACGAGATGGCGGTCGGCGGCCCCACTCCAGACAGGACCCCCGCCTGCAGCCCCCACCGTGTCTCCATTCACGCCTCCACAGCAGGTGCATCCAGCCCACTCTCCCCCATCACTGGGTGACTGTCCCACCTGCCCGTCTCCGCCAACTCCCCCACGTGGCGTTTTCGTCCTGATGCTCAGCTGAGAGTCCATCCGGAGAGGCTTCCAACAACCCAGCCACACCACCACCCCTGGGGTGCGTACTCAGCCAGGCTGCCTGTGGTCTCAGCCAGGCCTCCTCACTGCATCAGCCTGGCCGCCCCCACGCCCGTGTTCAGCCCACGGCTGGTGACCCTCAGCGCCCAACCGTGTCTTCTagaggccccgcccccacgcccctCCAGCGGCACCGCAAGCGCTCTGCTCCTCAGGGTGCACGTCCGTGGAAAGGCCCCCTGCCACCTCCACTAGCCTCCAGGCTCACAAATCACATCAGGCAAGACCAGAGAAGCCCCCTGAGCCGCCCCAGTGCCCAGGCCTCTGGCCTCCCTGTGCGTCCACCCGTTCCCCACTTCTGTCTCTGGGAAGCCCCTTCTGCATGGGGTC
Coding sequences within it:
- the OPLAH gene encoding 5-oxoprolinase isoform X1; this translates as MSPLSSYEGLRREIQRLAQENEELRRLVQLIQENQELKLVLQTRGRGLGFCGSGLLAEVATSPRLPRRRTIKFKDAERVLPGLPAEESVLDSSPVTMGSPEGRFHFAIDRGGTFTDVFAQCPGGQVRVLKLLSEDPANYADAPTEGIRRILEQEGGVVLPRDQPLDTSRIASIRMGTTVATNALLERRGERVALLVTRGFRDLLHVGTQAREDLFDLAVPMPEVLYEEVLEVDERVVLYRGEPGAGTPVKGRTGDLLEVRQPVDLGALRGKLEALLSRGVRSLAVVLMHSYTWAQHEQQVGALARELGFTHVALSSDTMPMVRIVPRGHTACADAYLTPTIRRYVQGFRRGFRGQLKDVQVLFMRSDGGLAPMESFSGSRAVLSGPAGGVVGYSATTYRVEGGQPVIGFDMGGTSTDVSRYAGEFEHVFEASTAGVTLQAPQLDINTVAAGGGSRLFFRSGLFVVGPESAGAHPGPACYRKGGPVTVTDANLVLGRLLPASFPCIFGPGEDQPLSSEASRKALETVAAEVNSFLTNGPCPASPLSLEEVAMGFVRVANEAMCRPIRALTQARGHDPSAHVLACFGGAGGQHACAIARALGMDTVHVHRHSGLLSALGLALADVVHEAQEPCSLPYAPETFVQLDQRLSRLEEQCVDALRAQGFPRSQISTESFLHLRYQGTDCALMVSAHRHPAAARSPRAGDFGAAFVERYMREFGFVIPERPVVVDDVRVRGTGRSGLRLEDVPRAQTGPPRIDKMTQCYFEGGYQETPVYLLGELAYGHKLQGPCLIIDSNSTILVEPGCQAEVTDTGDIRISVGAEVPSLVGAQLDPIHLSIFSHRFMSIAEQMGRILQRTAISTNIKERLDFSCALFGPDGGLVSNAPHIPVHLGAMQETVQFQIQHLGADLHPGDVLLSNHPSAGGSHLPDLTVITPVFWPGQTRPVFYVASRGHHADIGGITPGSMPPHSTTLQQEGAVFLSFKLVQGGVFQEEAVTEALQAPGKIPGCSGTRNLHDNLSDLRAQVAANQKGIQLVGELIGQYGLDVVQAYMGHIQANAELAVRDMLRAFGTSRQARGLPLEVSAEDHMDDGSPIRLRVQINLSQGSAVFDFSGTGPEVFGNLNAPRAITLSALIYCLRCLVGRDIPLNQGCLAPVRVVIPRGCILDPSPEAAVVGGNVLTSQRVVDVILGAFGACAASQGCMNNVTLGNAHMGYYETVAGGAGAGPGWHGRSGVHSHMTNTRITDPEILESRYPVILRRFELRQGSGGRGRFRGGDGVVRELLFREEALLSVLTERRAFRPYGLHGGEPGARGLNLLIRKDGRTVNLGGKTSVPVFPGDVFCLHTPGGGGYGDPEDPAPPPGSPPQPPAFSERGSVYEYRRAQEAV
- the OPLAH gene encoding 5-oxoprolinase isoform X2 gives rise to the protein MGSPEGRFHFAIDRGGTFTDVFAQCPGGQVRVLKLLSEDPANYADAPTEGIRRILEQEGGVVLPRDQPLDTSRIASIRMGTTVATNALLERRGERVALLVTRGFRDLLHVGTQAREDLFDLAVPMPEVLYEEVLEVDERVVLYRGEPGAGTPVKGRTGDLLEVRQPVDLGALRGKLEALLSRGVRSLAVVLMHSYTWAQHEQQVGALARELGFTHVALSSDTMPMVRIVPRGHTACADAYLTPTIRRYVQGFRRGFRGQLKDVQVLFMRSDGGLAPMESFSGSRAVLSGPAGGVVGYSATTYRVEGGQPVIGFDMGGTSTDVSRYAGEFEHVFEASTAGVTLQAPQLDINTVAAGGGSRLFFRSGLFVVGPESAGAHPGPACYRKGGPVTVTDANLVLGRLLPASFPCIFGPGEDQPLSSEASRKALETVAAEVNSFLTNGPCPASPLSLEEVAMGFVRVANEAMCRPIRALTQARGHDPSAHVLACFGGAGGQHACAIARALGMDTVHVHRHSGLLSALGLALADVVHEAQEPCSLPYAPETFVQLDQRLSRLEEQCVDALRAQGFPRSQISTESFLHLRYQGTDCALMVSAHRHPAAARSPRAGDFGAAFVERYMREFGFVIPERPVVVDDVRVRGTGRSGLRLEDVPRAQTGPPRIDKMTQCYFEGGYQETPVYLLGELAYGHKLQGPCLIIDSNSTILVEPGCQAEVTDTGDIRISVGAEVPSLVGAQLDPIHLSIFSHRFMSIAEQMGRILQRTAISTNIKERLDFSCALFGPDGGLVSNAPHIPVHLGAMQETVQFQIQHLGADLHPGDVLLSNHPSAGGSHLPDLTVITPVFWPGQTRPVFYVASRGHHADIGGITPGSMPPHSTTLQQEGAVFLSFKLVQGGVFQEEAVTEALQAPGKIPGCSGTRNLHDNLSDLRAQVAANQKGIQLVGELIGQYGLDVVQAYMGHIQANAELAVRDMLRAFGTSRQARGLPLEVSAEDHMDDGSPIRLRVQINLSQGSAVFDFSGTGPEVFGNLNAPRAITLSALIYCLRCLVGRDIPLNQGCLAPVRVVIPRGCILDPSPEAAVVGGNVLTSQRVVDVILGAFGACAASQGCMNNVTLGNAHMGYYETVAGGAGAGPGWHGRSGVHSHMTNTRITDPEILESRYPVILRRFELRQGSGGRGRFRGGDGVVRELLFREEALLSVLTERRAFRPYGLHGGEPGARGLNLLIRKDGRTVNLGGKTSVPVFPGDVFCLHTPGGGGYGDPEDPAPPPGSPPQPPAFSERGSVYEYRRAQEAV